Proteins encoded by one window of Streptococcus suis S735:
- the queA gene encoding tRNA preQ1(34) S-adenosylmethionine ribosyltransferase-isomerase QueA — MNTADFDFDLPEELIAQVPLEKRDSSKLLILDREKRSMVDSHFDHIIDQLNPGDALVMNNTRVLPARLYGYKPETMGHVELLLLKNTQGDQWEVLAKPAKRLKVGTTVAFGDGRLTATIVEELEHGGRIVEFSYEGIFLEVLESLGEMPLPPYIHEKLEDRERYQTVYAKENGSAAAPTAGLHFTQELLEKIEAKGVKLVYLTLHVGLGTFRPVSVDNVDEHEMHSEFYNLSAEAAQTLNQVKDSGGRIVAVGTTSIRTLETIGNKFDGRLQADSGWTNIFIKPGYTFRIVDAFSTNFHLPKSTLVMLVSAFAGREFTLDAYKHAVEERYRFFSFGDAMFIQ, encoded by the coding sequence ATGAATACTGCAGATTTTGATTTTGATTTACCCGAAGAGCTTATCGCTCAAGTACCCCTTGAAAAGCGCGACAGCTCTAAACTATTGATCCTCGACCGCGAAAAACGGAGCATGGTTGACAGTCACTTTGACCATATCATCGACCAGTTGAATCCCGGTGATGCTCTGGTCATGAACAATACGCGTGTTCTGCCTGCCCGTCTCTATGGCTACAAGCCTGAAACTATGGGACATGTTGAGCTTTTGCTTTTGAAAAATACCCAAGGTGATCAGTGGGAAGTTCTTGCCAAACCAGCAAAACGTCTGAAGGTCGGTACCACAGTCGCTTTTGGTGACGGACGATTAACTGCTACTATCGTAGAAGAATTAGAGCACGGTGGAAGAATTGTTGAATTCTCCTATGAAGGTATCTTCCTTGAAGTCTTGGAAAGTCTAGGCGAAATGCCACTTCCACCTTACATTCATGAGAAATTAGAAGACCGTGAACGCTATCAAACAGTTTATGCCAAGGAAAACGGTTCTGCCGCAGCCCCAACTGCTGGACTACATTTCACCCAAGAGTTACTCGAAAAAATCGAAGCTAAAGGAGTGAAGCTAGTCTATTTGACTCTTCACGTTGGACTTGGGACCTTCCGACCAGTCTCTGTTGATAACGTTGATGAGCATGAAATGCACTCGGAATTCTATAACCTATCAGCAGAAGCTGCTCAAACCCTCAATCAGGTCAAAGATAGCGGTGGTCGTATCGTCGCAGTCGGCACGACATCCATCCGCACCCTCGAAACCATCGGTAATAAATTTGATGGCCGTTTGCAAGCTGATTCTGGTTGGACAAATATCTTCATCAAACCTGGCTACACCTTCCGAATCGTTGATGCCTTCTCAACCAATTTCCACCTGCCAAAATCTACTTTGGTTATGCTAGTTTCTGCCTTTGCAGGTAGAGAATTTACCTTAGATGCCTATAAACATGCTGTTGAAGAACGCTACCGCTTCTTTAGTTTTGGGGATGCAATGTTCATTCAATAG
- a CDS encoding glucosamine-6-phosphate deaminase, whose translation MKIHVVNNQVEGATVALDILREKLNGGTKVLGLATGSSPLEFYRLIRESDLDFSDVTSVNLDEYVGLGEESDQSYIHFMKENLFNTKPFKQSYLPNGLATDVVAETERYNKILAEHPVDFQILGIGRNGHIGFNEPGAPFDGQTHLVELAPSTIEANARFFDNPEDVPKQAISMGIANIMAAKTIVLMAYGQEKADAIKATVEGAVTEDVPASVLQNHDNVILILDQAAASKLV comes from the coding sequence ATGAAAATTCATGTAGTAAACAATCAAGTTGAAGGAGCAACTGTAGCATTAGACATTTTGAGAGAAAAATTGAACGGAGGTACCAAGGTATTAGGTTTGGCAACAGGCTCCAGTCCGTTAGAATTTTACAGATTGATTCGTGAGTCGGATTTAGACTTTTCGGATGTGACATCTGTAAACTTGGATGAGTATGTTGGTTTAGGTGAGGAGAGCGACCAATCCTATATTCATTTTATGAAGGAAAATCTTTTCAATACCAAACCGTTTAAACAATCTTATTTACCGAATGGTTTGGCGACAGATGTAGTTGCTGAAACAGAACGTTACAATAAAATTTTGGCTGAACATCCGGTTGATTTCCAAATTTTGGGTATCGGTCGCAACGGCCATATCGGTTTCAACGAACCAGGTGCTCCATTTGATGGTCAGACCCATCTGGTTGAATTGGCGCCATCAACCATTGAAGCCAACGCCCGCTTCTTTGACAATCCAGAAGATGTACCAAAACAAGCTATCTCCATGGGCATCGCCAACATTATGGCAGCCAAGACCATTGTTCTCATGGCCTATGGTCAGGAAAAAGCTGACGCCATTAAGGCGACTGTGGAAGGGGCAGTGACAGAAGATGTCCCAGCAAGCGTCCTCCAAAACCATGACAATGTCATCCTCATCCTCGACCAAGCAGCAGCGAGTAAATTAGTGTAG
- a CDS encoding arginine repressor, with amino-acid sequence MNKIESRHQLILSLIMEKKIHTQQELQELLEVNGVSVTQSTLSRDIKMLNLVKVNEDDSSHYVINPIAPTRWEKRLRLYMEDALVMLKPIQHQVVLKTLPGLANSFGSILDAMEIPQIVATVCGDDVCLIICEDVEGAQACFEHLKQFTPPFFFSKL; translated from the coding sequence ATGAACAAGATTGAAAGCCGCCATCAGCTGATCCTATCTCTAATCATGGAGAAGAAAATACATACCCAGCAGGAATTGCAAGAATTACTAGAGGTCAACGGAGTCTCCGTCACCCAATCTACCCTCTCCCGTGACATCAAGATGCTCAATCTTGTCAAAGTCAACGAAGATGATTCTTCTCACTATGTCATCAACCCCATTGCTCCTACTCGCTGGGAAAAACGACTGCGACTCTATATGGAAGATGCTTTGGTCATGCTAAAACCTATCCAACATCAAGTGGTGCTCAAGACCCTACCTGGATTGGCCAACTCATTCGGTTCTATTTTGGATGCCATGGAAATTCCTCAAATTGTAGCGACCGTCTGCGGTGACGATGTCTGTCTCATCATTTGTGAAGATGTCGAGGGGGCACAAGCTTGCTTCGAGCACTTGAAACAGTTTACTCCACCATTTTTCTTTAGTAAATTATAA